The following are from one region of the Prochlorococcus marinus str. SB genome:
- the ppk1 gene encoding polyphosphate kinase 1, which yields MKNQADVFINRELSWIEFNKRVLLTGMEKEYKILDKVKFCSIFSNNLDEFFMVRVASLKAQVEAEITKKSIDGLTPKEQLKKINNEIKKLTILQENYVNNQLKNELKEKGIILKKYKDLSENQRNWCNNFFTTSIFPLLTPLVVDPAHPFPFISNLSLNLAALIKDKEDSKNQFVRVKIPTKKLPRFIRIPNEISQLSDESSHNFISVEDLIGNNINTLFNGMDCINYSFFRVTRDADLELKELEADDLLLAVEKSLQKRRLGGDVVRLEVESDMPENILKLLIESISIQKEYIYFCKSLIGLDDLNQLTKIDRDDLKENLLIGKTHPELKHLDLPANKNSNSIFKILRKKNILLHHPYDLFKTSVEEFINRAADDPLVMAIKITLYRVSQDSPIIAALMRAAENGKEVMTLVELKARFDEDNNIQWAKQLEQAGIHVVYGIIGFKTHTKIALIVRKEKGRLRNYFHIGTGNYNSNTSKFYTDLGLLSTDPDIASDLLELFNYLSGFSKQKSFQKLLVSPSSMREKFIFLIKREIKNAEEGKKAEIIAKMNSLVDPEIIKLLYLASDSGVKISLIIRGICCLYPQRKNLSENIKVISIIGHFLEHSRIFWFCNNGDNEVFIGSADWMRRNLDRRIEAVTPIEDYELKSKIYTLLQTYIKDNYFSWIMKDDGSYSKYELDSSHNRSQIDLIEK from the coding sequence ATGAAAAACCAGGCTGATGTTTTTATTAATAGAGAATTAAGTTGGATCGAATTTAATAAAAGAGTACTCCTAACTGGCATGGAAAAGGAGTACAAAATCCTAGATAAAGTGAAATTTTGTTCAATTTTTAGTAATAATCTTGATGAGTTTTTTATGGTAAGGGTAGCTTCATTAAAGGCTCAAGTTGAAGCAGAAATTACTAAAAAAAGTATTGACGGACTTACCCCTAAAGAGCAATTAAAAAAAATCAATAATGAAATAAAAAAGTTAACTATTCTCCAAGAAAACTATGTAAATAATCAATTAAAAAATGAATTAAAAGAAAAAGGTATAATTTTAAAAAAATATAAGGACCTTAGTGAAAATCAAAGAAATTGGTGTAATAACTTCTTTACAACATCTATTTTTCCTTTATTAACTCCATTAGTTGTTGATCCAGCACATCCATTTCCTTTTATAAGTAATTTAAGTCTAAATTTAGCAGCTTTAATTAAAGATAAGGAGGATTCTAAAAATCAGTTTGTCAGAGTAAAAATACCAACAAAAAAATTACCCCGATTTATACGAATTCCCAATGAAATTAGTCAACTTAGTGATGAAAGTTCTCACAATTTCATAAGTGTTGAAGATTTAATTGGGAATAATATAAATACTTTATTTAATGGAATGGATTGTATAAATTACTCTTTTTTTAGAGTGACAAGAGATGCAGATTTAGAATTAAAAGAACTTGAAGCTGATGATTTACTTTTAGCTGTTGAAAAAAGTTTGCAAAAAAGAAGATTAGGTGGAGACGTAGTTAGATTAGAAGTGGAGTCAGATATGCCAGAAAATATTCTGAAGTTACTTATTGAAAGTATCTCAATACAGAAAGAATATATATACTTTTGCAAAAGTTTAATAGGCCTAGACGATTTAAATCAGCTTACAAAAATTGATAGAGATGATTTAAAAGAAAATCTACTAATTGGAAAAACTCACCCAGAATTAAAACATTTAGATTTGCCTGCAAACAAAAACTCTAATTCTATTTTCAAGATACTTAGAAAAAAAAATATTCTGCTTCATCATCCCTATGACTTATTTAAAACTTCAGTTGAGGAATTTATAAACAGAGCAGCTGATGATCCACTTGTAATGGCTATAAAAATTACTTTATATCGAGTTTCCCAAGATTCGCCTATCATTGCAGCTTTAATGAGAGCTGCAGAGAATGGGAAAGAAGTAATGACTCTTGTTGAACTAAAAGCAAGATTTGATGAAGACAATAATATTCAATGGGCAAAACAACTTGAACAAGCTGGAATTCATGTTGTATATGGAATCATCGGATTTAAAACACATACAAAAATTGCCCTAATAGTAAGAAAAGAGAAAGGACGATTAAGGAATTATTTCCATATTGGAACAGGAAATTATAACTCTAATACTTCAAAGTTTTATACAGATTTAGGATTACTTTCAACGGATCCTGATATTGCATCTGATTTACTTGAGTTATTTAACTACTTATCTGGTTTTTCTAAACAAAAAAGTTTTCAAAAGTTATTAGTTTCTCCCTCATCGATGAGAGAAAAATTTATATTTCTTATAAAGAGAGAAATTAAAAATGCAGAGGAAGGCAAAAAAGCCGAAATAATCGCAAAAATGAATTCTTTAGTGGACCCAGAAATAATTAAACTGCTTTATTTAGCATCAGACTCAGGTGTAAAAATTAGCCTCATCATAAGAGGTATTTGTTGCCTATATCCCCAAAGAAAAAATTTAAGTGAAAATATAAAAGTTATAAGCATTATTGGTCATTTTCTTGAACACTCAAGAATTTTTTGGTTTTGTAATAATGGGGATAATGAGGTTTTTATAGGGAGTGCAGATTGGATGAGAAGAAATCTTGATAGAAGAATAGAAGCTGTTACTCCAATAGAGGATTATGAATTGAAATCTAAAATATACACGCTTTTGCAAACGTACATTAAAGATAATTACTTTTCTTGGATAATGAAAGATGATGGTTCATATTCAAAATATGAATTAGATTCATCGCATAATCGTTCGCAAATTGACCTCATAGAAAAATAA
- a CDS encoding MFS transporter yields the protein MKESLLKPNKKFTLLSAFITLLNDRLSESILLPILPSFVLLFDSKASTYGLLSCTYQLAQFTASPFIGLMSDRYGRRPITLFCITGSVIGISILSFTVLFNWSNSIASIPLFLLFLARLIDGLSGGTAATATTILADISSPEKRAKTFGLIGVAFGLSFFLGNIFVVIFAKNTNNNFIIPVLIASIIPIINFLLVFFYLPETKPNSNSKKSKNILKNPLKQLFTVFKEEKIKKLSLAFFIYFIAFTGLTNILIFFLQESLNWTTKASSGTLVVVGIIAIIVQGGLIGPLVKQLGEMRLTLIGSGFILVACTLLITAPKENATLNIYSAVSFLAVGAGLITPTLRALISKKLDVDKQGSILSNLQGLQSLGGVLGIAMAGRVYDSFGPKSPFIAGSVILLFMIYLIAEGKNNNSFKNQKSNVF from the coding sequence GTGAAAGAAAGTTTATTAAAACCAAATAAAAAATTTACTCTGCTTAGTGCGTTTATCACTCTTCTAAATGATCGTTTAAGTGAAAGTATACTTTTACCCATATTACCCTCTTTTGTTTTACTTTTTGACTCTAAAGCAAGTACATATGGTTTATTATCATGCACTTACCAATTAGCTCAATTTACAGCTTCTCCTTTTATAGGACTTATGAGTGATAGATATGGAAGAAGACCTATCACTCTTTTTTGTATTACTGGTTCAGTAATAGGAATATCAATATTATCTTTTACGGTTCTTTTTAATTGGTCAAATTCAATAGCTTCAATCCCGCTATTTTTATTATTTTTAGCAAGACTTATTGATGGTTTAAGTGGGGGAACTGCAGCTACTGCAACAACAATTCTTGCAGATATTTCAAGCCCTGAAAAAAGAGCAAAAACATTTGGTCTTATTGGTGTGGCTTTTGGTTTAAGTTTCTTCTTAGGTAATATTTTTGTTGTTATTTTTGCAAAAAATACAAACAATAATTTTATTATTCCAGTTTTGATAGCCTCAATCATTCCAATAATAAATTTCCTCCTTGTATTTTTTTACTTACCAGAAACCAAACCTAATAGTAACTCAAAGAAATCAAAAAATATTTTAAAAAACCCTTTAAAGCAGCTATTTACAGTTTTCAAAGAAGAAAAGATTAAAAAATTATCATTAGCTTTTTTTATTTACTTTATTGCTTTTACTGGACTGACCAATATTCTTATATTTTTCCTTCAAGAATCATTAAACTGGACGACCAAAGCATCAAGTGGAACTCTTGTTGTAGTAGGAATAATTGCAATTATTGTTCAAGGAGGACTAATAGGGCCTCTGGTAAAGCAACTTGGCGAAATGCGATTAACCCTTATCGGATCAGGCTTCATTCTTGTGGCATGTACTCTTTTAATAACTGCTCCAAAAGAAAATGCGACACTTAATATTTATTCAGCTGTTTCATTTTTAGCCGTTGGGGCAGGGTTAATTACGCCCACCTTAAGAGCACTTATATCAAAGAAATTAGACGTTGATAAACAAGGATCAATTTTAAGTAACCTTCAGGGTCTACAGAGTCTCGGAGGAGTTTTAGGAATTGCAATGGCCGGAAGGGTTTATGATAGTTTTGGTCCTAAATCACCTTTTATAGCAGGTTCCGTTATCTTACTTTTCATGATATACCTTATTGCAGAGGGTAAAAATAATAATTCTTTTAAAAATCAAAAATCAAATGTTTTTTAA
- the cobA gene encoding uroporphyrinogen-III C-methyltransferase, producing MPGIVYLVGAGPGDPELLTLKALRLIKNCDALVHDALIPDEIIKEVGKNTEIFHVGKRAGKCSVPQAETNALILKLAKEGKNVVRLKGGDPFVFSRGGEEVSILEKNGISVEIVPGITSGIAAPTYFGIPLTHRDAASSVTFVTGHERVDKEKKTVNWRDLAKSSDSLVIFMGIKNIEYIVEELILGGLDKNTKCAVIQEATLKNQKCLIEKLNNLPDKIKDKEFLSPSIIIIGKIVEFKVNNNITKVSDVYLPDINKVQLYNKSQK from the coding sequence GTGCCCGGCATTGTTTATTTAGTTGGAGCAGGTCCCGGTGACCCTGAGCTTTTAACTCTAAAAGCTTTACGACTAATAAAAAATTGTGATGCATTAGTTCATGATGCTTTAATCCCAGATGAAATAATAAAAGAGGTAGGAAAAAATACAGAAATTTTTCATGTAGGTAAAAGAGCTGGAAAGTGTTCTGTACCTCAGGCTGAAACTAATGCTCTTATTTTGAAATTGGCAAAAGAAGGCAAAAATGTTGTAAGGCTTAAAGGGGGAGATCCATTCGTTTTTTCTAGAGGTGGCGAAGAGGTATCGATTTTAGAAAAAAATGGAATTTCAGTTGAAATTGTTCCAGGTATTACTTCTGGGATAGCTGCCCCTACATATTTTGGTATTCCTCTAACCCATAGAGATGCTGCTAGTTCCGTAACTTTCGTCACTGGACATGAGCGTGTAGATAAGGAAAAAAAGACAGTGAATTGGAGAGATTTAGCTAAATCATCAGATAGCTTAGTAATTTTTATGGGTATAAAAAATATTGAATATATTGTGGAAGAATTAATTCTAGGTGGTTTAGATAAGAATACTAAATGCGCTGTGATTCAAGAAGCTACTTTAAAAAATCAAAAATGTTTGATAGAGAAATTAAATAATCTTCCAGATAAAATCAAAGATAAAGAATTTTTATCTCCATCAATTATTATTATTGGAAAAATTGTTGAATTTAAGGTTAATAACAATATAACTAAAGTATCTGATGTCTATTTACCAGATATTAATAAAGTTCAACTATATAATAAATCCCAAAAATAA
- a CDS encoding aminotransferase class IV: protein MIETLGWHKDQWLDIDRIFIAANNRGLKFADGIFETILIKENKPILFDEHLKRLEKSSKILNINLKINKSTLRQLIHDGIKKLSLKNDQFASVRINYSRGTNEGRRLTIDSTSKTKDLDNLWLEFYRIKPNFNPISVCISQTERINEFSLISKCKTFSYNQAIQVLTEANEKSFDDSILLNTSGELCCGSTFNFLIKRNNQWITPRKESGCLEGIMISKALKLKIVKEELIPPEFQNDDIIVAINSLSCRQINQVNDLKLKSKFDPIYFWDLLYS, encoded by the coding sequence ATGATTGAAACATTAGGCTGGCACAAGGATCAATGGTTGGATATTGATAGAATATTTATTGCTGCTAATAATAGAGGATTAAAATTTGCTGATGGTATATTCGAAACCATTTTGATAAAAGAAAACAAACCTATTCTTTTTGATGAACATCTGAAAAGATTAGAAAAAAGTAGCAAGATTTTAAATATTAATCTCAAAATTAATAAATCAACTTTGAGACAACTTATTCACGATGGAATTAAAAAGTTATCACTTAAAAATGATCAATTTGCTTCAGTAAGAATAAACTATAGTCGAGGAACTAATGAAGGTCGAAGACTTACAATTGATAGCACTTCAAAGACAAAAGATTTAGATAATTTATGGCTTGAGTTCTATAGAATCAAACCTAATTTTAATCCGATAAGCGTTTGCATTAGTCAAACGGAAAGAATAAATGAATTCAGTCTTATAAGTAAATGCAAAACCTTTTCATATAATCAGGCAATACAAGTTTTGACAGAAGCCAATGAAAAATCATTTGATGATTCTATCCTTTTGAATACGTCAGGTGAACTTTGTTGTGGAAGTACATTTAATTTTCTAATTAAAAGAAATAATCAATGGATAACTCCTAGAAAAGAAAGTGGCTGTTTAGAGGGGATTATGATTTCTAAAGCTTTAAAATTGAAAATTGTAAAAGAAGAATTAATTCCTCCAGAATTTCAAAATGATGACATAATAGTTGCAATTAATAGCTTATCTTGCAGACAAATTAATCAAGTTAATGATTTAAAGCTTAAATCTAAATTCGATCCAATTTATTTTTGGGATTTATTATATAGTTGA
- a CDS encoding anthranilate synthase component I family protein has product MKIKKIILEKWIDPALITHDLTKKFGDKGLAWLDSDGKDNGEWSIIGIKPKKIIQSRDINNLDKTNNPFNNLKNIEEGFWIGWLSYEAGVYIEPKNPWRKSNMATLWIASYDPIIKCNLIKKEIIIEGTNSSELMNYKNIINNIKNIEEENIIEPNLNFDFSKINLDEMAEKFQKNILKLKKLISLGDIFQANLTTKCEIESSKNYNPLDIYLKIRRKLRAPFGGIIINNDNYKEAILSTSPERFIKIDNKNFVESRPIKGTRSRDKDSNQDALNAIDLITNEKDRAENIMIVDLIRNDLSKVCETGSIVVPEILKLESFLKVHHLTSVIRGKLKKDKNWIDLLKACWPGGSITGAPKLRSCQRLFELEECERGPYCGSILKLDWNGEFDSNILIRSFLIKDKKINIYAGCGIVIDSNPEEETDELKWKLLPLIDSLK; this is encoded by the coding sequence ATGAAAATAAAAAAAATAATTCTAGAAAAATGGATAGATCCAGCACTGATTACACATGATCTAACAAAGAAATTCGGTGACAAAGGATTAGCTTGGCTAGACAGTGATGGCAAAGACAATGGAGAATGGTCAATAATAGGAATTAAACCTAAAAAAATAATCCAATCAAGAGATATCAATAACTTAGACAAAACTAATAATCCATTTAACAATTTAAAAAATATTGAAGAAGGATTTTGGATCGGATGGTTAAGTTATGAAGCTGGAGTTTATATAGAACCAAAAAACCCATGGCGAAAATCTAATATGGCAACTTTATGGATTGCATCATATGATCCAATCATTAAATGTAATCTAATAAAAAAAGAAATAATTATCGAAGGCACAAACTCATCTGAACTGATGAATTATAAAAACATAATCAACAATATAAAAAATATTGAAGAAGAAAATATTATTGAACCAAATTTAAATTTTGATTTTTCAAAAATAAATTTGGACGAAATGGCTGAAAAATTTCAGAAAAATATTTTAAAATTAAAAAAATTAATTTCCCTAGGGGATATATTTCAAGCAAACCTAACAACTAAATGTGAAATTGAATCTTCCAAAAACTATAATCCTCTAGATATTTATTTGAAAATAAGAAGGAAATTAAGAGCTCCCTTTGGAGGAATAATAATAAATAATGATAATTATAAAGAGGCTATTTTATCTACCTCACCAGAAAGATTTATAAAAATAGATAATAAAAATTTTGTAGAATCAAGACCTATCAAAGGAACTAGATCAAGAGATAAAGATTCAAATCAAGACGCACTTAATGCTATCGATTTAATAACAAACGAAAAAGATAGAGCCGAAAATATTATGATTGTTGACCTAATAAGAAATGATTTAAGTAAAGTTTGCGAAACAGGAAGCATTGTGGTGCCAGAAATATTAAAACTTGAAAGTTTCTTAAAAGTTCATCATCTAACTTCAGTAATCAGAGGCAAATTAAAAAAAGACAAGAACTGGATAGATTTACTTAAAGCTTGTTGGCCTGGAGGGTCTATAACTGGAGCACCTAAATTAAGATCATGCCAGAGACTTTTTGAATTAGAAGAATGCGAACGCGGACCATACTGTGGCTCAATTTTGAAACTTGACTGGAATGGAGAGTTTGACAGCAATATACTAATAAGATCATTTTTAATTAAAGACAAAAAAATCAATATATATGCAGGTTGCGGAATAGTAATTGACTCAAACCCTGAAGAGGAAACTGATGAACTAAAGTGGAAACTTTTACCGTTAATTGATTCACTAAAATGA
- the queC gene encoding 7-cyano-7-deazaguanine synthase QueC — protein MTLKNKSIVVLLSGGLDSSTVTGIAKKSEAKIFGLSFDYGQRHKKELNSASIIAKHFDIEEFKIIKLDLSLWGGSSLTDTQKNIPIEGVQTNKIPNTYVPGRNTIFISVALSYAEAIDADLIGLGVNALDYSGYPDCRPDYIKKFQELADLANKRGRENNPIKLWTPLLDLNKEEIIQLAFANHVPLDKTWSCYSGNSKPCGKCDSCRIRNAAYEQWLKNNNKK, from the coding sequence ATGACTCTTAAAAATAAATCGATAGTAGTTTTATTATCTGGAGGTTTAGATTCTTCTACAGTTACTGGTATCGCCAAAAAATCCGAAGCTAAAATTTTTGGCCTTTCATTTGACTACGGTCAACGTCATAAAAAAGAATTAAATTCTGCATCAATAATTGCAAAACACTTTGATATCGAAGAATTTAAAATCATTAAGCTTGACTTATCTTTATGGGGAGGCTCGTCATTAACTGATACTCAAAAGAATATTCCAATAGAAGGAGTACAAACTAATAAAATTCCTAATACTTATGTTCCTGGGAGAAATACTATATTTATTTCCGTTGCACTAAGTTATGCCGAAGCAATAGATGCTGATTTGATTGGATTAGGAGTTAATGCACTAGATTATTCTGGTTATCCAGATTGCAGACCTGACTACATCAAAAAATTTCAAGAATTAGCAGATTTAGCCAATAAAAGAGGAAGAGAAAATAATCCAATAAAACTTTGGACACCACTATTAGATTTAAATAAAGAGGAAATTATTCAATTAGCTTTTGCTAATCATGTCCCTTTAGATAAAACATGGAGTTGTTATTCGGGTAATTCAAAACCATGCGGTAAGTGTGATAGCTGCAGAATTAGAAATGCCGCTTATGAACAATGGCTTAAAAACAATAATAAAAAATGA
- a CDS encoding 7-carboxy-7-deazaguanine synthase QueE has translation MTNFLPLVEQFHSLQGEGYHAGKSAFFVRLAGCKVGCSWCDTKNSWDEKKHPFISIEKIIDRIKIARKKGASFCVITGGEPLQHNLDNFCKAIKKMTMGEEQKPMKIHIETSGVNSISGSYDWITLSPKRHSPPKNYFLKNCNEIKIIINEIEDIEFAIQIKKETLKQYQLSKSENGLKKEDKIFYLQPAWNNANGFSLAIDFVKNNPDWKLSLQTHKYLKIN, from the coding sequence ATGACAAATTTTTTACCCTTAGTCGAACAATTTCATTCATTACAAGGTGAAGGTTATCACGCTGGAAAAAGTGCTTTTTTTGTAAGATTAGCCGGATGTAAAGTTGGATGTTCATGGTGCGATACAAAGAATTCATGGGACGAGAAAAAACACCCTTTTATATCAATTGAAAAAATAATAGATCGCATAAAAATTGCCAGAAAAAAAGGAGCATCATTTTGCGTTATTACAGGTGGAGAACCTTTACAACATAACTTGGATAATTTTTGCAAAGCCATAAAAAAAATGACGATGGGAGAAGAACAAAAGCCAATGAAGATTCATATTGAGACAAGTGGAGTTAATTCGATATCAGGAAGCTATGACTGGATTACTTTATCTCCTAAAAGACACTCACCTCCAAAAAATTATTTTTTAAAAAACTGCAATGAAATCAAAATAATCATAAATGAAATAGAAGATATTGAATTTGCTATCCAAATAAAAAAAGAAACTTTAAAACAATATCAACTCTCTAAAAGCGAAAATGGCTTAAAAAAAGAAGATAAAATTTTTTATTTACAGCCAGCATGGAATAATGCTAATGGTTTTTCTCTTGCTATCGATTTCGTAAAAAATAACCCCGATTGGAAATTGAGCCTTCAAACTCACAAATACTTAAAAATTAATTGA
- a CDS encoding CTP synthase, with protein MSKFVFVTGGVVSSIGKGIVAASLGRLLKSRGYSVSILKLDPYLNVDPGTMSPFQHGEVFVTEDGAETDLDLGHYERFTDTAMTRLNSVTTGSIYQAVINKERRGNYNGGTVQVIPHITGEIRERIHRVAANSNADIIITEIGGTVGDIESLPFLEAIREFKNDVNRNDVTYIHVTLLPYIKTSGEIKTKPTQHSVKELRSIGIQPDLLVCRSDKSINEALKKKLSGFCGVSINSVIEALDADSIYSVPLSLKKEGLCKETLKYLDLEDKKCDLKNWEQLIHNLRNPGDPIKVALVGKYIELGDAYLSVVEALRHACIEQKALLDLHWVSAEMIEKNSAETYLNDVDAIVVPGGFGNRGVNGKISAIKFARENKIPFLGLCLGMQCAVIEWARNVANLPDASSSELDPNTPNPVIHLLPEQEDVVDLGGTMRLGVYPCRLTKNTTGKNLYDEDVIYERHRHRYEFNNYYKQSFLDSGYKISGTSPDGRLVELIELENHPYFLACQYHPEFLSRPGKPHPLFKGLIKASQDKLTQSN; from the coding sequence ATGTCAAAATTTGTTTTTGTCACCGGAGGAGTAGTTTCTAGCATTGGTAAAGGAATTGTAGCTGCAAGTTTAGGTAGATTATTAAAGTCTAGAGGATATAGTGTTTCAATATTAAAACTAGATCCATATCTAAATGTTGATCCAGGCACAATGAGCCCTTTTCAACATGGAGAAGTATTTGTAACTGAAGATGGGGCTGAAACCGATCTAGATTTAGGTCACTACGAAAGATTTACTGATACTGCAATGACTAGGTTAAATAGTGTAACGACGGGATCTATTTATCAAGCAGTTATTAATAAAGAAAGAAGAGGAAATTATAACGGTGGAACTGTGCAAGTAATACCTCACATAACGGGAGAAATTAGAGAAAGGATTCATAGAGTAGCCGCTAACAGCAATGCAGATATTATTATTACTGAAATTGGTGGAACAGTTGGTGATATTGAATCTCTACCTTTTTTAGAGGCAATAAGAGAATTCAAAAATGATGTCAATAGGAATGATGTTACATACATACACGTAACATTACTTCCTTACATCAAAACCTCTGGCGAAATAAAAACTAAACCAACACAACATTCAGTGAAAGAATTAAGATCAATTGGAATTCAGCCAGATTTACTTGTATGCCGAAGTGATAAATCTATCAATGAAGCTCTTAAAAAAAAGCTTAGTGGTTTTTGCGGTGTCAGTATCAACTCTGTAATTGAAGCTTTAGACGCAGACAGTATTTATTCTGTACCTCTTTCTCTAAAAAAAGAAGGATTATGCAAAGAAACCCTGAAGTATTTAGACCTTGAAGATAAAAAATGTGATTTGAAAAATTGGGAGCAACTAATACACAACCTAAGAAATCCTGGAGATCCAATAAAAGTTGCCCTTGTAGGCAAATATATTGAACTTGGAGATGCATATTTATCCGTTGTTGAAGCTTTAAGACATGCATGCATTGAACAAAAGGCTTTATTAGATTTACATTGGGTAAGTGCTGAAATGATAGAAAAAAATTCAGCAGAAACTTACTTAAATGATGTTGATGCAATTGTCGTACCAGGGGGATTTGGCAATAGAGGAGTCAATGGAAAAATTTCGGCTATAAAATTCGCAAGAGAAAATAAAATTCCCTTTTTAGGTTTGTGCCTTGGTATGCAATGTGCAGTTATAGAATGGGCCAGGAATGTAGCTAATCTTCCAGATGCATCTAGTTCAGAACTTGACCCAAACACTCCAAATCCAGTGATACACTTATTACCAGAACAGGAAGATGTAGTTGATTTAGGTGGGACAATGAGACTTGGAGTTTATCCATGTAGATTGACAAAAAATACAACTGGAAAAAACTTATATGATGAGGATGTCATTTATGAGAGACATCGACATAGATACGAATTTAATAATTACTACAAACAAAGTTTTTTAGATTCTGGATACAAAATTAGTGGTACATCACCAGATGGCAGATTAGTTGAGTTAATTGAGTTAGAAAATCATCCATACTTCTTAGCCTGTCAATATCATCCTGAGTTTTTATCACGACCTGGCAAACCTCATCCTTTATTTAAAGGATTAATAAAAGCCTCTCAAGATAAGTTAACTCAATCAAATTAA